A genomic stretch from Salarias fasciatus chromosome 10, fSalaFa1.1, whole genome shotgun sequence includes:
- the bhlha9 gene encoding class A basic helix-loop-helix protein 9 codes for MSCGSVAGSEFSEEELELGALGQGEDEEGAKATFQDSESSTSSPSDPEEGQTKKRNRPVRSKARRMAANVRERKRIMDYNQAFNALRVALNHDLSGKRLSKIATLQRAINRISALSVFLSSNPPSKPCSHRECNRPAASRLEQGRVPVPRLEHQTYVPWHASIAHPMQPQQAPHVHRLPAEPHVYLDNAMPSCPPSPHYPCYPAEGQLYGHGHCGSSHEHPPSPLRYPQAGEALGYQPGVWTSCAQGYVDAFVEPAAAAAALGLPWQVSYLQEPEHSLPLCSDVL; via the coding sequence ATGAGCTGCGGCAGCGTTGCGGGTTCGGAGTTTTCggaagaggagctggagctgggcGCGCTGGGCCAAGGCGAAGACGAGGAGGGCGCCAAGGCGACCTTCCAGGACAGCGAGAGTTCGACGAGCAGCCCCAGCGACCCAGAGGAGGGTCAGACCAAGAAACGCAACAGGCCGGTCAGGTCAAAGGCCCGCAGGATGGCCGCCAACGTCCGGGAGCGAAAACGCATCATGGACTACAACCAGGCCTTCAACGCCCTGCGGGTCGCCCTGAATCACGACCTCAGCGGCAAGCGGCTGTCGAAGATCGCCACGCTGCAGAGAGCCATCAACCGCATCTCCGCGCTGTCGGTGTTCCTCAGCTCGAACCCGCCCAGCAAGCCCTGCAGCCACCGGGAGTGCAACCGGCCGGCGGCGTCCCGCCTGGAGCAGGGCAGAGTCCCGGTCCCCCGCCTGGAGCACCAGACCTACGTCCCCTGGCACGCGTCCATCGCCCACCCGATGCAGCCGCAGCAGGCCCCCCACGTGCACAGGCTGCCCGCCGAGCCGCACGTCTACCTGGACAACGCCATGCCGTCCTGCCCGCCGTCGCCGCACTACCCCTGCTACCCCGCCGAGGGGCAGCTCTACGGACACGGACACTGCGGCAGCTCGCACGAGCACCCGCCCAGCCCGCTGCGGTACCCGCAGGCGGGCGAGGCGCTGGGCTACCAGCCCGGCGTCTGGACCTCCTGCGCTCAGGGATACGTGGACGCCTTCGtggagccggcggcggcggcggcggctctgggGCTGCCGTGGCAGGTGAGCTACCTGCAGGAGCCGGAGCACAGCCTCCCCCTGTGCTCCGACGTCCTGTga